One genomic region from Enterobacter hormaechei ATCC 49162 encodes:
- a CDS encoding amidohydrolase — translation MVTPGKADLILVNGQFHTVDRENPLAEAVAVRDGKFLEVGTVAEVMQHHCDATKVVDLKGHTAIPGLNDSHLHLIRGGLNYNLELRWEGVPSLADALRMLKEQALSTPSPQWVRVVGGWSEFQFAERRMPTLDEINDAAPDTPVFILHLYDRALLNRAALKVVGYTKETPNPPGGEIQRDANGNPTGMLIARPNAMILYSTLAKGPKLPLEQQVNSTRQFMRELNRLGLTSAIDAGGGFQNYPEDYEVIAELHEKKQMTIRIAYNLFTQRPGHELEDFEKWTDMLTPGQGSDFFRHNGAGEMLVFSAADFEDFLEPRPDLAPGMEDELERVVRHLVEHRWPFRLHATYNESISRMLDVFEKVNRDIPFNGLHWFFDHAETVSQANIDRIKALGGGIAVQHRMAFQGEYFAERYGIEATRHTPPVAKMLETGVPVGLGTDATRVASYNPWTALYWLVSGRTVGGMQMYDHSARLDRDTALMLWTQGSAWFSSEQNQKGQIKAGQLADLAVLSKDYFRVPEEEIKGIESVLTVVNGDIVYAAGAFGPLAPPAIPVLPEWSPVVKVPGHYRSAPPQAARVGMSVAHHCSGPCGVHSHQHDFARTSAMPVSDDNAFWGALGCSCFAF, via the coding sequence ATGGTTACCCCCGGTAAAGCCGATCTCATCCTGGTTAACGGCCAGTTTCACACCGTCGATCGCGAGAATCCTCTCGCGGAAGCCGTTGCCGTGCGCGACGGGAAATTCCTGGAAGTGGGCACCGTTGCCGAGGTGATGCAACACCACTGCGACGCCACCAAAGTGGTCGACTTAAAAGGCCACACCGCCATCCCCGGCCTGAACGACTCGCACCTGCACCTCATTCGCGGCGGGCTGAACTACAACCTTGAACTGCGCTGGGAAGGCGTGCCGTCCCTGGCCGACGCCCTGCGGATGCTGAAAGAGCAGGCCCTGAGCACGCCGTCGCCCCAGTGGGTGCGCGTGGTCGGCGGCTGGAGCGAATTCCAGTTTGCCGAGCGCCGTATGCCAACCCTGGACGAGATCAACGACGCTGCGCCGGATACCCCGGTGTTCATTCTCCACCTGTACGACCGCGCCCTGCTCAACCGCGCCGCGCTGAAGGTGGTCGGTTACACCAAAGAGACGCCAAACCCGCCGGGGGGCGAGATCCAGCGCGACGCCAACGGCAACCCGACCGGGATGCTGATTGCCCGTCCGAACGCCATGATCCTGTACTCAACCCTCGCCAAAGGGCCGAAGCTGCCGCTGGAGCAGCAGGTCAACTCCACGCGTCAGTTCATGCGCGAGCTGAACCGTCTGGGGCTGACCAGCGCCATCGACGCGGGCGGTGGCTTCCAGAACTACCCGGAAGATTACGAGGTGATTGCCGAGCTGCACGAGAAAAAGCAGATGACCATCCGCATCGCCTACAACCTGTTTACCCAGCGTCCGGGCCACGAACTGGAGGACTTTGAAAAATGGACCGACATGCTTACGCCGGGCCAGGGCAGCGACTTTTTCCGTCACAACGGCGCGGGCGAGATGCTGGTCTTCTCCGCCGCCGATTTTGAAGACTTCCTCGAACCGCGCCCTGACCTCGCGCCGGGCATGGAGGACGAGCTGGAGCGCGTGGTGCGCCATCTGGTGGAGCACCGCTGGCCGTTCCGCCTGCACGCCACCTATAACGAGTCCATCAGCCGCATGCTGGACGTGTTCGAGAAGGTGAACCGCGACATTCCGTTCAACGGCCTGCACTGGTTCTTCGACCACGCCGAAACCGTGTCGCAGGCCAACATCGACCGCATCAAAGCACTCGGCGGCGGCATTGCCGTGCAGCACCGCATGGCCTTCCAGGGCGAGTACTTTGCCGAGCGTTACGGCATCGAAGCCACCCGCCACACGCCGCCGGTGGCAAAAATGCTTGAGACCGGCGTGCCGGTGGGATTAGGGACGGACGCCACCCGCGTGGCGAGCTATAACCCGTGGACCGCCCTCTACTGGCTGGTCTCCGGCCGCACCGTTGGCGGGATGCAGATGTACGATCACAGCGCTCGTCTGGACCGCGATACCGCCCTGATGCTCTGGACCCAGGGCAGCGCGTGGTTCTCCAGCGAGCAGAATCAGAAGGGGCAGATCAAAGCGGGCCAGCTCGCGGATCTGGCCGTGCTCAGCAAAGACTACTTCCGCGTGCCGGAGGAGGAGATCAAGGGCATCGAGTCCGTCCTCACCGTGGTGAACGGCGATATCGTCTATGCCGCAGGCGCTTTTGGCCCGCTCGCGCCGCCCGCCATTCCGGTCCTGCCCGAGTGGTCCCCGGTGGTGAAGGTGCCGGGCCACTACCGCAGCGCGCCGCCGCAGGCCGCACGCGTGGGCATGAGTGTGGCTCACCACTGTAGCGGCCCGTGCGGGGTTCACAGCCACCAGCATGATTTTGCCCGCACGTCAGCGATGCCGGTATCCGACGATAACGCTTTCTGGGGGGCGCTGGGTTGCAGCTGCTTTGCATTCTGA
- a CDS encoding hydrolase codes for MTTSKLEVLTPANCQMIFIDHQPQMAFGVQSIDRQVLKNNTVALAKAAKVFNIPTIITTVETESFSGNTYPELLDVFPGQDILERTSMNSWDDQKVRDALKANGKKKVVVAGLWTEVCNNSFALCAMLEGDYEIYMVADASGGTSKEAHDFAMQRMIQAGVIPVTWQQVMLEWQRDWARKETYTAVMDIVREHSGAYGMGVDYAYTMVHKAPSRQKSEHRTLAPVPAR; via the coding sequence ATGACCACTTCTAAGCTCGAAGTCTTAACCCCTGCCAACTGTCAGATGATCTTTATCGACCACCAGCCGCAGATGGCGTTTGGCGTGCAGTCTATTGACCGCCAGGTGCTGAAAAACAACACCGTGGCGCTGGCGAAAGCGGCTAAGGTGTTCAACATCCCAACCATCATCACCACCGTTGAAACCGAAAGCTTCTCCGGTAATACCTACCCGGAGCTGCTGGACGTGTTCCCGGGCCAGGACATTCTGGAGCGTACCTCCATGAACTCCTGGGACGACCAGAAGGTGCGCGATGCGCTGAAGGCTAACGGCAAGAAGAAGGTGGTGGTTGCCGGTCTGTGGACCGAAGTGTGCAACAACAGCTTTGCCCTGTGCGCGATGCTGGAAGGCGACTACGAAATTTATATGGTGGCGGACGCGTCCGGCGGTACCTCCAAAGAAGCCCACGACTTCGCGATGCAGCGCATGATCCAGGCGGGCGTGATCCCGGTGACCTGGCAGCAGGTGATGCTGGAGTGGCAGCGCGACTGGGCGCGTAAAGAGACCTACACCGCGGTGATGGATATCGTGCGCGAGCACTCCGGTGCCTACGGCATGGGCGTGGATTACGCCTACACCATGGTGCACAAAGCGCCGTCTCGCCAGAAGAGCGAGCACCGCACCTTAGCGCCGGTCCCGGCTCGCTAA
- a CDS encoding DoxX family protein, with the protein MKQNDASPRVDPGLFFLRLTGSLLLLYVHGLPKVLHFSEELTRIEDPFGFGPYASLIPAIVAEVICPLFIIAGVYTRLACLPIIAVLLVAMLAVHPNWSIAEGQFGWLLLIIFTTLALTGPGQWRVQRKTTERFA; encoded by the coding sequence ATGAAACAAAATGACGCTTCGCCCCGGGTCGACCCGGGGCTGTTCTTTCTGCGCCTGACCGGCAGTCTGCTGCTGCTTTACGTGCACGGCCTGCCGAAGGTGCTGCACTTCAGCGAAGAGCTGACGCGCATCGAAGATCCGTTTGGTTTCGGGCCGTATGCCAGCCTGATCCCGGCGATCGTCGCCGAGGTGATCTGTCCGCTGTTTATCATTGCGGGGGTTTACACCCGTCTGGCGTGCCTGCCGATTATCGCCGTGCTGCTGGTGGCGATGCTGGCGGTTCACCCGAACTGGTCGATTGCCGAGGGGCAGTTCGGCTGGCTGCTGCTGATTATCTTCACCACCCTTGCCCTCACCGGGCCGGGCCAGTGGCGAGTGCAGCGTAAAACAACGGAGAGGTTCGCATGA